In the Candidatus Hydrogenedentota bacterium genome, TGTCCCTGCAATCCGTCCAGCGCCTCCAGGGTTTCCGGGGCGATGGGCCAGGCGCGGTAGTCCGTCACGCCGTAGACCGGGTCGCCCAGCACGGGCCGTCCGGCAAAGCGCATGTGCACCCGGATTTGGTGGGTGCGCCCGGTCTCCAGTTGCAGCGCCACCAGCGAGGCCGCGCCGAAGCGCTCCAGGGTCTCCACATTGGTGACGGCGTCGCGGGAGTACAGTCCCGTGACGGCCATCTTCCCCCGGTCCACCAGGCTGCGCCCGAGGGGCGCGTTGATCCGGCCCCGGTCCTCGGCGAACTCGCCGCGCACCAGCGCGAGATAGCGCCGGTCAAACGAGTGGGCCGCCGCCTGCTCCGCGAGACTGGTGAAGGCCCGCTGGCTCTTCGCCGCCACCATCACGCCCGAAGTGTCCCGGTCCAGACGGTGGACAATGCCCGGACGGCGCAGGTCCGCGCCCGCCCGCTCGAAGTCGGGGCAGTGAAACAGCAGGGCGTTCACCAGGGTGCCTTTGTCGTGCCCCGGCGCGGGATGCACCACCAGTCCGGCGGGCTTGTTCACGATGACCAGTTCCGCGTCCTGGTACAGAATGTCCAAGGGGATGTCCTCCGGCTCGGGCACCGCCGGGGGCGGTTCGGGTATCTCTACGGCCACCACGTCGCCCGCATTCATGGGCCGCGCGGGCCGGCCGCAAAACTGCCCGTTGATGGTGACCCCGCCGTCCTTGATGACTTTTTTGAGGAACGACCGGGTCGCGTCCTCCACCATCTCCGCCAGAAAGACATCCAGCCGCATGCCGGCGTGGAGTTCCTCGGCGACCGATTCGATTATTTCCGCCATGGCGCTGTTCCTGTGTGATATGGAAATTCTTGTCTGCGCCCTTCAGCGGACGGACACGGACGAACACGGACGGGACACGGACCTGTGTGACACAGGCATTCCAGTCTGTGCTCTTCAATTATGTCCCGCCTAGTCACGGTGTATGCCCCGGAAATGGAGCAGGGCGCCCATGAAGTCGTCCCCCAGATACTCCGGCAGCCAAACGCCCTCCGGATTGTCCGGGTCCGCCTTTCTCCGCGCCTCCTCGGACAATTCGGTGATTTTGTTGATGGCCATGCCCAGCACCACAAGCATGGCCGACCACAGGTCGTGGTGTTCCTGCCAGAAGCGCGTGTCCGACTCGAGCACGGCGGTCAACAGGTCGCCGGGATGCCGCGCCGCCTGGACCAGCGGGTCATCCTCCAGCAGGGCCACCGCCAAAGGCGCCACAAAGGGCAGGCCGACATTCAGGCTGACCGCGCCGTAGAGGTCCGCCGGGCTGAACTTGCGCAGGGGCTTCGCCCCGACGCGCCGCGCCAGCAGCGCCACGGCGTCGTTGCCGTCCGCCTCATCGAAGCAGGCGGGGTCCAGCTCCGGCAGGGTCTTCCGTGTATCCACGTCGTGCTCAAAGGCCATGGCTCAGTCCAGCAGCGCGGCGGCGCGCCTGAACCCCGGCGCCAGCGCGGTGTAGGCCGCCTGGTACTCGCGGAACCACCGCCCGTAGGCCGCCGCCGCCGCCGGTTCCGGGGACACCCGGTCCGTCTCGCGGATGATCGCGTCGCAGGCGTCCTCGACATTGCCGTGCAGGCCGGCCGCCACGGCCGCAAGAATGGCCGCGCCGTAGGCCGGCCCCTCGTCCACGTTGATGGTGAGCATGGGGGCGTTGTTCGTGTCGGCCATGATCTGCCGCCACAGCCGGCTGCGCGCGCCGCCGCCGGAGCAGCGCACCTCGCCGACCTCCACGCCCATGCCCCGGATGATTTCCGTGCTGTCGTTCATGGCGTAGGCCACGCCCTCGAGGACGGCGCGGGCCATGTGCGCCTTCGTGTGCCGCAGGGACAGGCCGATGAGGGCCGCGCGGGCGAAGGGGTCCTTGTGCGGCGTGCGCTCGCCCGTGAGATAGGGCAGGAACAGCAGCCCCTCGCTTCCCATGGGCGCCGTCGCGGCGGCGGCGGTAATCTCCTCGTAGACCTCGCGGCCCTCCGCCTTCGCGCGCGCCCACTCCTCCGTCCACAACTGGTTCCGGAACCACTGCAGGGAGCCCGCCGCGCTCAGGACAACGCCCATGATGTGCCACTTGCCCGGCACGGAATGGCAGAAGGTGTGCACCCGGCCCTGCGGGTCCGTGCTGACATCGTCCGCGAAGGCGAAGACCACGCCGCTGGTGCCCAGGGACGCGGAGACCACGCCCCTGCGGACAATGCCGCAGCCCACGCCGTTCGCCGCCTGGTCCCCGCCGCCCGCCACCACGGGGATGCCCGCGGGCAGGCCCGTTTTCGCGGCGGCCGCCGCGCTGAGCGCGCCCGTGACCTCCGGCCCCTCGAAGGCGCGCGGCAGCAGGTCCGGGTCAATGCCCAGCAGCGAGAGCAGTTCCCGGTGCCAGCACCGGTTCTTCACGTCGAAGAGCAGCGTGCCCGAGGCGTCCGCCACGTCCGTGGTATACTCGCCCGTCAGCACCAGGCGGATGTAGTCCTTGGGCAGGAGCACCCTGCGCACTTTTTCGTACAGGTGCGGCTCGTTGTCCCGCAGCCAGAGGATTTTCGGCGCGGTGAACCCCGTCAGGGCGGGGTTGGACACCATCTCGATGAGGCGCTCCGCGCCGACGGTTTCCGTGATGGCGTCGCACTGTGCCGCCGTGCGCTGGTCGCACCACAGGAGCGCCGGGCGCAGCACATTGTCTTCGGCGTCCAAAAACACCGAGCCGTGCATCTGGCCCGTGAGGCCGAGGCCCTTCACCTCGGCGGGGTTGACCTTTGCCGCCAGTTGCGAGAGCGCGTCGAAGGCCGCCGCCCGCCAGTCCGCCGGGTCCTGCTCAGCCCAGCCCGGCTTCGGGCTGTGCAGGGGATACTCCACCAGGGCAGAGGCGAGGAGCCGCCCCGTTTCGTCCATGGCGATGGCCTTGGTTCCGCTGGTGCCCACGTCCAATCCGATGACGATACCCATGATGCGCTCTCCCGCCGGGGTTGTTTGTTCTGATGCGTCCGCCTCAACGGGCCTATTGTGACACGCCCCGCCCCGGCGCTTAAAGTGCGGCGCCTACGGCGCGGGCAGCGGCTCCGGCGCCTCCATGTCCGCCGTCATGGTGACGGGCAGCCGGAACGCCCGCGTGCCGTCGAGGTTGCAGAAGTACAGGCGCGAGTCGGAGGGTTTCCGCCCGTGGCCGTCGGCCCAGTAGGCGGCGAAGTCCGGGTGCGCGTTCAGGGGCCGCCGCGCGTGGGAATGGTTGTACTCGCTGTTTGCGGTGACATCCCGCAGATGCGTCCAGGTGTCGCCGTCCGGGCTGGTCCACACGACAATCTCGCCGCCGGGATTAAAGGCCTGCGGGCCGGGACGCGCCGGACCGATGATGCGCCAGGTCCCGTCCGCGCCGATGTACAGGCTGCCGGAGTCGTAGTTGTTGTCCGAAACCGCCACCCCGGCGATGCGCCACTCCGTGCCGGTCCACCGGGCCACGCGCCAGGTGTGGGGTCCATTCTTCGGGCCGGGCTCCCAGCCCCGGCTGGTGACGAAAAGCACGGCGGGGCGGCCCGCCGGGTCATAGTTCACGTCCTTGACGTAGACCAACAGGCCCTCCGCCTCATAGTCATGGACCAGGGCGGGGTTCTGCGGCTCGGAGAGCGGCGTCTCCACGGGTGTGCCGGTCACGGTGCGCCAGGTGCGGCCCATGTCGGCCGTCTCCATGTAATACAGGTTCGTCCGGAAGTTGAGCCCCTTGCCCTTGGGGTGGTAGTCGAAGGCCGTGCCCACCCGGTCCCCGCAGGGCCAGCTCACCTGATAGTGCCCCTCGGCGATGTGGGCGGTGGACTGCGGCTCGGACCATTCACGCCCGTCCGGGCTGGAGGCGCAGAAGAGGCCCCGGCCCTTGCTGTAGCGGGTGTGCAGGAACAAAAAGCCCTTTCCGGGAATGTGCCACGGCTGGGGGTAGGAAAAGTTCGTCTCGAGCACCTGCCCGAAGGCGTCTATGTCATGGGGCTTTTCGCTGCGAAAGATGTACGATGGGCGCGAGGTGCCATGGGCGCTGACGAAAACCCAGACATGGCCCGCGTCGTCCAGGGCTATCACCGGGTTGTCGTGGGCGTCGTTCGTCTTCTTGTCCATGAGGATGACCGGGCGCGGGACCATGCCCGTGGCATGGTCATAATAACTGACCATCTCCAGCAGGGAATCCTTGCCGGGCTCCACCCCGCCGTAGACGAAAAAGGTCTTGTTTGCCTCCTTCGAGTACACGGCCATGGGGATGTGCTTCATGCAGTATGTGCCCAGCCCCCCGCTGTATTTGTAGACATACTCGTCCTTCGTCGGCTGATTCATGTACCAGATGCCGTGGTAGCCGTCCGCCCGCGCCAGTGGCTGGGCCGTGGACACGCCGCAGCACAACAGCACCACGGCCAAAACACCCGCCAAAAAGTAACGCATGATCTGTCCTCCTGCTGAATGTGGCACAGACATTTCTGTCTGTGTTTCCCTTATCTTTTCCCGGCCCATCCTCCCTATTCCTTCACCGGCGCAAGGCTCCCGTCCAGCACGGCGCGCTCCCCGGCGGCAAGGCGCAGGGTGGTCACGGTGTCCCCGTACCGCAGCGGCACGGGTTCCCCGGTGGCGGAGGCGACCACGGCGCGGGTCAGTTTCCCCCCGCGCCATTCGATGTCCACGGAATACCCGCCGCGCGCGCGAAGTCCCTTGACATGGCCGTCCGGCCATGCGGGGGGCAGGGCGGGCAGCAGGTGAATCTCCCCGGCGTGGCTCTGAAGCAGGGCCTCGATGATGCCGGAGGCGCCGCCGAAGTTGCCGTCTATCTGGAACGGGGCGTGGTTGTCGAAGAGGTTGGGCAGGGTGGACTTGGCGTACAGCGCCTGAAGGTTGTCCCAGGCGTTGCCGCCCTCGCCCAGCCGCGCCCAGAAGTTGATGATCCACGCCCGGCTCCAGCCGGTGTGCCCGCCGCCGGAGGCGAGCCGCCGCTCCAGCGAGACCCGCGCCGCCCGCGCCAGGTCCGGCGTGTTGGTCAGGGTGAACTGCCGTCCCGGATGCAGACCGAAGAGGTGCGACATGTGCCGGTGTCCCGGCTCCGGCTCCTCGTAGTCCTCCATCCACTCCTGCAACTGGCCATGTTTGCCGATGGTCGGCGGCGCCAGGCGCTTTCGCGCGGCGAGCAGCTCTTCCCGGAACTCCGCATCCGTGTCCAATGCCTCCGAGGCGGCCAGGCAGTTGCTGAAGAGGTCCCAAAGTATCTGCATGTCCATGGACGGCCCCATGCAGACCCCCGCCGTCTGCCCGTCCGCCGTGCGGTATTTGTTCTCGGGCGAGTTGGACGGCGCGGTCACCAGCCATCCCGTTTTCGGGTCCTCCACGAGGAAGTCGAGGTAGAAACGCGCGGCGTCTTTCATGACTGGGTAGGCTCCGGCCAGGTACTCTTTGTCGCGGGTGTAGTCGTAGTGGTCCCAAAGGTGCTGGCAGAGCCACCCGGCGGCGGCGGTGAACTGGCCCCAGCCGGGATGCTCGCCCGGCGAGGTGTAGCCCCACACGTTCGAGATGGTGTGCACCACCCAGCCGCGCGCGCCGTAGTGGACCTTGGCGGTGCGCGCGCCGCTGGGCACGAGCGCTTGCATGNNNNNNNNNNGGGTCTTGATGTCCTCGATGAACGGCTGGTGGCATTCGGAGAGGTTGCCCGCCTCGGCGACCCAGTAGTTCATCTGGTCGTTGATGTTGTGGTGGTAATCGCAGTTCCAGGGCGCCTGGAAATGGTCGCACCAGATGCCCTGCAAATTGGCGGGCAGGTCCCCCGGCCTGGACGAGGCGATG is a window encoding:
- a CDS encoding RluA family pseudouridine synthase — encoded protein: MAEIIESVAEELHAGMRLDVFLAEMVEDATRSFLKKVIKDGGVTINGQFCGRPARPMNAGDVVAVEIPEPPPAVPEPEDIPLDILYQDAELVIVNKPAGLVVHPAPGHDKGTLVNALLFHCPDFERAGADLRRPGIVHRLDRDTSGVMVAAKSQRAFTSLAEQAAAHSFDRRYLALVRGEFAEDRGRINAPLGRSLVDRGKMAVTGLYSRDAVTNVETLERFGAASLVALQLETGRTHQIRVHMRFAGRPVLGDPVYGVTDYRAWPIAPETLEALDGLQGQALHAERLGVTHPATGERMTFTAPPPADFQRALDALRKHAAGDGAKD
- the xylB gene encoding xylulokinase, which gives rise to MGIVIGLDVGTSGTKAIAMDETGRLLASALVEYPLHSPKPGWAEQDPADWRAAAFDALSQLAAKVNPAEVKGLGLTGQMHGSVFLDAEDNVLRPALLWCDQRTAAQCDAITETVGAERLIEMVSNPALTGFTAPKILWLRDNEPHLYEKVRRVLLPKDYIRLVLTGEYTTDVADASGTLLFDVKNRCWHRELLSLLGIDPDLLPRAFEGPEVTGALSAAAAAKTGLPAGIPVVAGGGDQAANGVGCGIVRRGVVSASLGTSGVVFAFADDVSTDPQGRVHTFCHSVPGKWHIMGVVLSAAGSLQWFRNQLWTEEWARAKAEGREVYEEITAAAATAPMGSEGLLFLPYLTGERTPHKDPFARAALIGLSLRHTKAHMARAVLEGVAYAMNDSTEIIRGMGVEVGEVRCSGGGARSRLWRQIMADTNNAPMLTINVDEGPAYGAAILAAVAAGLHGNVEDACDAIIRETDRVSPEPAAAAAYGRWFREYQAAYTALAPGFRRAAALLD
- a CDS encoding BNR-4 repeat-containing protein, with translation MRYFLAGVLAVVLLCCGVSTAQPLARADGYHGIWYMNQPTKDEYVYKYSGGLGTYCMKHIPMAVYSKEANKTFFVYGGVEPGKDSLLEMVSYYDHATGMVPRPVILMDKKTNDAHDNPVIALDDAGHVWVFVSAHGTSRPSYIFRSEKPHDIDAFGQVLETNFSYPQPWHIPGKGFLFLHTRYSKGRGLFCASSPDGREWSEPQSTAHIAEGHYQVSWPCGDRVGTAFDYHPKGKGLNFRTNLYYMETADMGRTWRTVTGTPVETPLSEPQNPALVHDYEAEGLLVYVKDVNYDPAGRPAVLFVTSRGWEPGPKNGPHTWRVARWTGTEWRIAGVAVSDNNYDSGSLYIGADGTWRIIGPARPGPQAFNPGGEIVVWTSPDGDTWTHLRDVTANSEYNHSHARRPLNAHPDFAAYWADGHGRKPSDSRLYFCNLDGTRAFRLPVTMTADMEAPEPLPAP